The bacterium sequence GCGTGAGGCACATACCCGCGTTGCTCGTGGTCCTTGCGCCACCGGCGCGGACGCGCTAACCGACGGACGCGCGCTGCGAACTGATTGCGGTTCCGGAGGCATGGTCATGCTCGCACCTGATTTTTCCGTAGCCTGCTAGAGCGGAATCCTCGGATGGCTCGGTATGTCGTCGGCCGTCTTCTGCTGCTCGCCCCGACGCTCGTCGGGATGTCGGTGCTGATTTTTGTGCTGGTGCGTCTCCTTCCCGGGGACGTCGTCGACGCGATGCTCACCGGCGACGTGGGGGCGAGCGCGAGCGCGAAGCAGGCCGTCCGGCAGGCGCTCGGCCTCGCCGACCCGCTGCCCGTGCAGTACGTCAAGCTCGTCGGCGGCGTTCTCACCGGCCACTTGGGCAACTCGCTCACGAGCGGCGAGCCGATCGCGCGGATCATGGCCCGCGCGGTCCCGATCACCGCGGAGCTCGCCGTGCTGGCGGTCGTGCTCGCGACCGCCGTCGGGATCCCGCTCGGCGTCCTCTCCGCGGTGCGCCGGAATTCGGTCTCCGATTTCCTCGCCCGGGTCGCCGGGCTGGCGGGGCTGTCGGTGCCGAACTTCTGGTTCGCGACGCTCGCGCTGCTGGTGGGGTCGCTCGTGTTCCATTGGATCCCCCCGGTGACGTGGATCCCGCCCTGGCAGCACCTGTGGGCCAATTTGGGGCAGATGGCGATTCCCGCGCTCGCGATCTCGGTGTATCTCATGGCGATCGTCATGCGGATGACCCGGGGGACGATGCTCGAGGTGCTCGGGCTGGACTACATTCGGACCGCGAGGGCGAAAGGGGTCTCGGCGCCG is a genomic window containing:
- a CDS encoding ABC transporter permease, giving the protein MARYVVGRLLLLAPTLVGMSVLIFVLVRLLPGDVVDAMLTGDVGASASAKQAVRQALGLADPLPVQYVKLVGGVLTGHLGNSLTSGEPIARIMARAVPITAELAVLAVVLATAVGIPLGVLSAVRRNSVSDFLARVAGLAGLSVPNFWFATLALLVGSLVFHWIPPVTWIPPWQHLWANLGQMAIPALAISVYLMAIVMRMTRGTMLEVLGLDYIRTARAKGVSAPSVVFRHALRNSLIPVITVIGFQVGTLMGGATVVEVIFGLPGMGYTLVQGIFGRDYPVIEISAMFLAAVFVFVNLLVDLLYGVLDPRIEQA